One region of Primulina tabacum isolate GXHZ01 chromosome 1, ASM2559414v2, whole genome shotgun sequence genomic DNA includes:
- the LOC142509684 gene encoding uncharacterized protein LOC142509684 produces MKIMKANTAVALTDGAPHRIEKQREEWIAEDKKKANLDNVAKDTLYKILDKNTFSKIKMRKTAKEIWEKLIQLCEGNEQTKENTLSVAVQKFDNIKMKTGESINKFDERVSNIINELNAKGKVYSNKEVALKVVRELLKNGM; encoded by the coding sequence ATGAAGATTATGAAAGCTAACACAGCTGTTGCTCTAACTGATGGAGCACCTCATCGTATCGAAAAACAACGTGAAGAGTGGATAGCTGAAGACAAAAAGAAAGCAAACTTGGATAATGTGGCCAAGGATACTTTGTACAAAATACtggacaaaaataccttcagcaaaataaagatgcgCAAGactgctaaagaaatttgggaaaagcttaTTCAGTTGTGCGAGGGCAATGAGCAAACAAAGGAAAACACACTATCAGTAGCTgtacaaaagtttgataacataaAAATGAAGACTGGAGAATCTATAAACAAGTTTGATGAACGAGTCAGCAACATCATAAATGAATTGAATGCAAAAGGGaaggtgtattcaaataaagaagttgCATTGAAAGTGGTTCGTGAACTTCTTAAGAATGGGATGTGA